The DNA region AACAGCAGCTTTCGAGATCATTTCCTGGAGATTCCGGTGGATCTGAGCCGGGTCATGTTCATCACCACTGCCAATACCACCGATACCATTCCCCGCCCGCTGCTGGACCGCATGGAGGTTATCGAGCTGGGCAGCTATACCGATGAGGAAAAGGTGGAGATCGCCCGGCAGCATCTTATCCCCAAGCAGCTTAAAGAGCACGGCCTGCAAAAACGGCAGTTGAGCATTTCCGATGATGCTCTGCGCAGCATCATCAGCGGCTACACGAGGGAATCCGGTGTGCGCATTCTGGAGCGAAAAATTGCCGCTATCTGCCGCAAGGCCGCCATGAAAATTGCTACAGAGGGTGTAAAGAAGATTGCCGTTACACCTGCTGATATAAAAGAATTTTTGGGCGTTGTACAGTATACGGATTCTGAGCATATGCACCAAAACGAGGTGGGTGTGGTCAATGGCCTGGCCTGGACTCAGGTGGGTGGCGAAATTTTGGAAGTAGAGGTCAATGTCATGGACGGCACCGGCAAGCTGGAGCTTACCGGCAACCTGGGAACCGTTATGCAGGAGTCAGCCAAAACCGCCCTCAGCTGCCTGCGCAGCCGGGCCGGAGAGTTAGGCATTGAAAAGGACTTTTATAAGACCAAGGATATTCACATTCACTTCCCCGAGGGTGCTGTGCCCAAGGACGGTCCCTCTGCCGGCATTGCTATCACTACCGCCATGCTCTCGGCTCTCACCGGAAAAAAGGTGCGTAAGGATGTGGCCATGACCGGGGAAGTGACCCTCCGGGGGCGTGTGCTGCCCATCGGCGGTCTGAAGGAAAAAACCATGGCCGCCCTGCGTAACGGTATTGAAACGGTTATCATTCCCCGGGAAAATGAGAAGGACCTGGAGGAAATCGACCAGACTGTACGCCGTAAGCTGCGTTTCGTGCCCGTGAGCCGGGTAGAGGAGGTATTTTCCGAGGCCTTGGTAAGTGAGGGTAAAAAAACAGCCGCCCAGCCGGAGGAGATGCCGCTGCTGGCGGTGCAGTCCTGCACTGCCAGGCCCGATTTACGAGTATAAGGAGCGGAATTATGGGTATTAATTTCAATAAAGCGGAGTTTATTCTTTCCGCTGTGCAGCCCGGTGCATTTCTTCGGGACGGTCGTCCCCAGGTAGCTTTTGCCGGCCGCTCCAATGTAGGAAAGTCCTCTGTAATTAACCGCTTGCTGAATCGGAAAAACTTTGCCCGCGTAGGCGCTACTCCCGGCAAAACCACGCAGGTCAATTACTTTCTTATCGACGGAAGGATTTATTTCACCGACCTGCCCGGCTACGGCTATGCAAAGGTCTCTAAGGAGGAGCGGGATCGCTGGGGCCGTCTCATGGAGAATTATTTTCAAGAGCAGGGGCTTATCACCCTGGGCGTCCTCATTGTAGACGCCCGCCACAAGCCTACGGCGGATGATGTGACCATGTGTACCTGGTTCAAGGAGAGCGGCTGTCCGCTGATTGTGGTGGCCAACAAACTGGATAAGCTGAAAAAAAATGAAATTGAGCCCAATCTCCAGCGCATTTGGGACACCCTGGAGCTGCCTGATACGGCAGCGCTGATTCCCTTTTCTGCCGAAAAGGGAATCGGAAAAACGGAGCTTTTGTCCGCTATTGAGCAGCTTTGCTGAAAGATGAAAATAGGCAAAATGGTGTGAAGTGACTTCGCTTCACACCTTTTTTCGCGTATATCATAAAAAAGAAGAATGAAAAGTACTGCTTTTTCTTGCGAATATGGAAAGAATAAAGTATAATAATGATGGATAAATGGATGGACACAGACAGAATGTGTCCTTTACGAATCCTATAAACCGAAGGAGAACACAAAAATGGCTTCTTTTTTTGTCAACGGCCAGGCGGTCACAGCGGAAAAAAACCAAAAACTGCTTCGCTTTCTGCGCGATGAGCTGCGCCTCACCTCCGTAAAGGATGGCTGCAGTGAGGGCGCCTGCGGCACCTGCCATGTCTTGATCGACGGCAAGCCTACCAAGGCCTGCGTCCCTTCCACGGATAAGCTGGAGGGTCGCCATATTCTCACCATAGAGGGCCTGAGCGACACGGAAAAGGAGGTCTATACCTGGGCCTTTGCCAAGGCAGGGGCCGTGCAGTGCGGCTTTTGCATTCCGGGCATGGTCATTTCCGCCAAGGCTCTGTTGGATGTGAACCCGGACCCCACCCGGGAGGAGGCTGCTTTTGCCATCCGCAATAACATCTGCCGCTGCACGGGCTATAAGAAGATTATTGATGCCATTTTGCTGGCGGGCGAGATTTTCCGCAATGGCGGGGAGATTCCCCAGGAAAAGGATTGCGCCCGTGTGGGCCAGTCCATGCCCCGGGTGGACGCTCAGGAGAAGGTCTTGGGCACCGGCAAATATCCCGATGATATTTATCTGGACGGCATGATTTATGGCAGCGCCGTCCGCAGCAAATACCCCCGGGCCCGAGTCCTGGCCATCCACAAGGAAAAGGCTGAGGCTTTGCCGGGAGTGGTGGGTGTGTTTACCGCCGACGATATCCCCGGCAAGGTGAAGGTGGGCCACCTGATGCAGGACTGGGACACCATGATCCCCGTGGGCAAGATTACCCATTACCTGGGCGATGCCATCTGCCTGGTGGCAGCGGAGACCCCGGAAATTTTGGCAGAAGCCAAAAAGCTGGTGGAAGTGGAGTACGAGCCGCTGAAGCCGGTGTTCAGCCCCACCTACGCCGCGCAGCCCTTTGCACCCCAGGTGCATGAGTCCGGCAATCTTCTGTGCGAAAAGCATGTGTCCCGGGGTAACGCCGACCAGGCTATCCGTGATGCGGACTATGTGCTGATGTACCACTACGAAACCCCCTACACCGAGCACGCCTTTTTGGAGCCGGAGTGCGCCGTGGCCTATCGGGACGGGGACGGCGTTTCCATCCTGTCCACAGATCAGGGGACCTATGACACCGCCCGGGAAACCTCCATTATGCTGGGCATCCCCAAGGAAAAGGTCCATGTCACCAATATGCTGGTAGGCGGCGGCTTCGGCGGCAAGGAAGACATGACCGTTCAGCATCACGCAGCGCTTATTGCCTATCTTACGGGCCGTCCCGTGAAGGTGAAACTCACCCGCCAGGAGAGCATCCTCGTCCATCCCAAGCGTCACCCCATGAAGGTGACTATCACCATGGGCTGCAACCGCGATGGTCTTATCCAGGGCGTGAAAGCCGAGGTTATCGCCGACACCGGTGCCTATGCTTCCCTGGGTGGTCCGGTCTTGGAGCGGGCCTGCACCCATGCCGCCGGGCCCTATCACTATGAAAATTTCGAAATTACCGGTCGGGCATATTACACCAATAACCCACCCGCCGGTGCCTTCCGTGGCTTTGGCGTGACCCAGACCTGCTACGCTATGGAGATGACCCTGACGAAAATGGCCCATGAGCTGGGCATTTCGCCTTGGGAGATCCGCTATCGCAATGCCATTCGTCCCGGCCAGACCCTGCCCAACGGTCAAATTGCCCCGCCCTCCACAGGCCTGGTGGAGACGCTGGAGGCAGTAAAGGACATTTGTGAAAATAACAAATATGTAGGTATTGCCTGCGCTATGAAAAACGCAGGTGTGGGTGTTGGCATTCCCGACACGGGCCGCTGCATTGTGGCTGTAAAGGGGGGAAAGCTCCACATCCGCAGCGGAGCCTCCTGCATCGGCCAGGGCCTGGGCACCGTGCTGACGCAAATCGTCGGCACCATGCTCCACTGCGATAGGGAGGACATCGTCTACCAGGCGGCCAACACAGTGGATTCACCGGATTCCGGCACCACTTCCGGCTCCCGCCAAACCCTTGTTACCGGCGAAGCTTGCCGCCGCGCCTGTCAAAAGCTGCTGGCTGCTGCCGGGGCAGATGTAAAGGTATCTGACTATACAGGTATTGCTAATGCAGCAGATTTGAGAGATTTGCCCGGTGAAAATTGCGGCAATGGCCTCGTGGGTACGGAGCTGGCCGAGAATGAGCAGGTAGACTGGAAAAGGCTGGAGGGTCAGGAGTTTTACGGCGAGTATTTGGCAAAGACGGACCCTCTGGGCACCCAGGAAGTCGAGAATCCTGTCAGCCATGTTGCTTACGGCTATGCCACACAGGTCTGTGTGCTGAATGAGGATGGCACCATAAAGGAGATCGATGCCGCCCATTTCGTAGGCAAGGCCATTAACCCGCTGAATTGTGAGGGACAGATCGAGGGCGGCGTAGCCATGGCCTTGGGCTTCACCCTGACGGAACACTACCCTCTCTACGACTGTATCCCCAGTGCAAGGTTTGGCACCCTGGGCCTGTTCCGGGCGCATCAAATGCCGCAGATCAACAGCATTTTGGTGGAGAAGAGAGGCCAGGACATGGCCTGCGGCGCCATCGGTATTGGCGAGATCACCACCATTCCCACGGCTCCTGCCGTGGCCGGCGCCTATTTTGCGCTGGATGGCGAGATGCGCTGCAGCCTGCCGCTGATGAAAACCCCCTATGAGCGGCCTAAGATGCCCCGGTATTGGTGGTAAAAAAGAAGAGCGCTATGAAAAAACACATTTTGCTTCGAGGCGAACGCGGCGTAGGCAAGTCCACGCTGATCCGTCGCCTGCTGGAAGCGTCTGACCTGCAGCCGGGCGGATTTTATACAAAAATGGACAAAAACCCCGGGGAGCTTATGCATCCTATTTATATCTATCCAGCGACGCTGCCTGAAGCGGCGCGCAAGAGGGGAGAGGAGAACCTGGTGGGCCGCTGCGGTGAGCAGGGCCGCTTCAAGGAGATTTTCCCCCATGTGTTCGATACCCTGGGGAGCGCCTATCTGAAGGACACAGCCGCCTGCCGAGTGATCGTCATGGATGAGCTTGGCTTCCTGGAGTCGGAGGCCCAGGCCTTCCGGGCAGCGGTGCTGGGGGTTTTGGACGGAGAGGTGCCGGTCCTGGCTGCTGTAAAAGACCGCATGGATGTGCCCTTTCTGCACCAGGTATGCGCCCATCCCCGGGCGGAGGTGGTGCCGATCGACACGCAGAACCGCGATGCGCTGTTCCATAGGCTGCTGCCCATTGTGAAAAGCTGGAAATAAGCGGCGTAATACTCAGCAGCCATTGACGCGTGGCTATCAGGCATTTTGAAATGAAAAAAAGACCCCGCTCGCATTGAGCGGGGTCTTATGCTTGTCCTGAAATTAGATCGCTCTGGTTACTTTACCGGAACGCAGGCACCGGGTACAAACATATACATGGCGAGGCGTGCCGTTGATGATCGCCTTAACACGCTTAACATTGGGCTTCCAGGGACGATTGGAACGCCGGTGAGAGTGAGAAACCTTAATACCAAAAGTCACGCCCTTGTCGCAAAATTCGCACTTAGCCATCCGTTGCACCTCCTTGCTGTGTGTGACTTACTGCGTTGCTTTCGCAAGCATTTGATAGTTTAACAGATGTCACAGAAAAAAGCAAGTACTTTTGACAAAAAAATGAAAAAATTTCAAATCGAAGGAAACTGTTGCGAAAAAAGGGGCTTTGAGCTATAATATGTTATTAATATTAGTGAACCAGGGCAAAATTTTTGTGACCGCTGCACGACGCCGTTGCGGTCGGAAAGGATCAACCATGGAAAAGGTTAAGCGCACCCCGGCCAAGCTCCCGGAGCTGGTGGCGGAGTTTAACATGGAGGTGCTGAATAAGGCCCCTAATTTTAATATTCAAACCGTGACCATCTCCGATGTCAATCGTCCGGCGCTGCAGTTGGTGGGGTTTTATGAGTACTTCGAGCCCATCCGCCTGCAAATTTTGGGCAAGGCTGAGATGGTGTTCCTCCAGGGTATGACCACCGAGCGTCGCCGAAAAGTGCTGGAGGATCTGCTGCGCTGCGAGATACCTGCCCTCATCATCGCCAGGAATATGGAGGTGCCGCCGGAGCTGCTGGAGCTGGCGGAAAAGCATGGTCGTACCCTGCTGCGCATCGACCGCAAGACCGTGGATGCCACCAGCGAGATTATAGACTATCTCAATAAAAAGCTGGCTCCCCAGATTACCCGCCACGGCGTTCTTATGAATATCAATGGCCAGGGTGTTCTTCTGCTGGGTGACTCCGGTATCGGCAAAAGCGAAACGGCCATTGAGCTGCTCAAGCGCGGGCATCGCTTGGTGGCGGACGACGCCGTGGATATACGACGCATTTCCACCTCGCTTTACGGCACTGCCCCGGAGCTAATTCGCCACTACATTGAGATTCGCGGCGTGGGTGTCATCGATGTGCAGCAGCTCTTCGGTATGGGTGCGGTGCAGTTTGACACGGAGATCGACCTGGTGGTGCAGCTGGAGCAGTGGCAGGACGGCAAGTTCTACGACCGCCTGGGCCTGGGGGAGGAGACCTATGAAATACTGGGTGTGAAGCTGCCCTACATGACCGTCCCCGTTCGTCCGGGCCGAAACCTGGCCGGTATCGTGGAAATCGCCACTATGAAAAACCGCCAAATGAAATACGGCTACAACCCCGCCCGGGACTTTGTGACCCGGCTGGATCAGCACTATGACGCACTGAATGAGGCAAATCGGAGAAAGAGTAAATGAATTACATTGGCATTGACATTGGCGCAACAAACCTGAAGGCCGGACTGGTGGATGACCGGGGCCGCATCCTGGCCACTCAAAAGATGAAGATAGTGCAGATTGAGTCTCCGGATGCCCTGGCCCGGAACCTGGCCCGCATGACGCAGGAGCTGGCGGAGGAAGTGGGTGTTCCCATGGAGGAAATTTTCTCCATCGGTGTAGGCGTGCCCGGCGTGGTGGAAATACGCTCCGGCTCCCTGCAATATAGCTGCAACCTGCCCTTTCGCAGGGTTCCGCTGCGGCGGCTTTTCCACAAGTATCTTAATAAGCCGCTCTATCTGGAAAACGATGGTAACTGTGCCGCTGTTGGCGAGTATTATGCCGGAGCCGGCCGCAGCAGTAAGCGCTTTGTGACTATCACCCTGGGTACGGGCATCGGCGGCGGTATCATACACAACGGGAAAATTTACCATGGCTCTAACGGTATGGCCGGCGAGGTGGGGCACATGAGCATTGAGTATAACGGCCAAAGCTGCCCCTGTGGCCGGAAAGGGTGCTGGGAGCAGTATGCCTCTGCCTCGGCCCTGAAGCGCCTGACGAAGCGGATTATGGACGAGAATCCCGAGAGTGTCCTGCGTCAGGTGGTGGACGAAAATGACGGTCATGTCAGCGGTCAGTCCGCGTTCATCGCCGCCCGCCGGGGTGACCCCATCGGGCAATATGTCTGCAATGCCTACATAGACTATCTATGCGCCGGGATCGTAAACCTGGTGAATATCTTTCAGCCCGATACCCTGGCTATCGGCGGCGGCGTCAGTAACGAACAGGACGAGCAGCTTTTGTTCCCCGTGCGCCGCATCGTAGCGCAGCAGAGCATTCCCTGCGAGCCGGATAAGCGCACCCGCATCGTCAAGGCGGAGCTGGGCTCCAATGCGGGCATCATCGGCGCTGCATTGCTGGGAAAGAAGAAGCGTATTTAAGGAGCGGACTATGACTTGGTTTGAAAAGCTGGACGAAGTGATCGAAAAATATCTGCCGGATCTCCCAATGGAGCAGGATGTGCCCATGAGCCGTCTCACCTCCTTTCACATCGGCGGCCCGGCCCGACGGGTGGCCTATCCTAAAAACCGGGAGCAGCTGGTGATTTTACTTGGCCTGGCCGACGAGTGCGGCGCCCGCCCCTTTGTTATGGGAAACGGGACCAATCTCCTGGCTCCGGACAAGGGCCTGGAGCGTCTGGTGGTGCGCACGGCCGGAGAGATGAACGCCCTGCAGCTCGTAGACGAGACTACTATTGAGGCGGATGCAGGTGTTTCCCTGGCCCGGCTGGCTCTGTTTGCCAAGAATGCCGGCCTCTCGGGCCTGGAGTTTGCCCACGGCATCCCCGGGAGTCTGGGCGGCGCTGTGTATATGAACGCCGGAGCCTACGGCGGTGAGATGAAGCAGGTGGTTGAGGAGGTCACAGCCCTCACCGAGAGCGACATCCGCCGCATTCCCGCGCAAGAGTGTGATTTCGGTTACCGACACAGTGCCTTTTCTGACGGAAAGAGTGTAATTTTGGGTGCAAAGCTGCATCTTTCCAAGGGGAGCAGCTCGGAGATCGATGCAAAAATGGCCGAGCTTATGAATAGGCGGAAGAGCTCCCAGCCCTTGGAATATCCCAGTGCCGGCAGTACCTTTAAGCGTCCTACAGGCTATTTTGCCGGAACACTGATTCAGGAAACAGGCCTGAAGGGACTCACCGTGGGCGGCGCCCAGGTATCGGAGAAGCACGCGGGCTTCATTATCAACATCGGCGGGGCCACCTGCCGGGATGTTTGCACACTGATACAGCAGGTGCAGGAAAAAGTGCGGCAGGCCCACGGCGTCACGCTGGAGCCTGAGGTGAGGATTATAGAAAACTGAAAGGAGCAGGGCATGGAGATATTGGTCATTTCCGGCTTGTCCGGCAGCGGAAAAAGTAAGGCCGCGTCCTTTTTAGAGGACATCGGCTACTATATCGTGGATAATCTTCCGGCTGAGATGATGGTGGTGTTTGCGGAGTTTTGTGCGGCATCCAAGGGCCGATATGACCGGGTAGCGCTGGTGTATGATGTGCGTACCGGGGAGCCGGCTCAAAAGCTTATAGATGCCCTGGAGCAGATGAAGACCGCCGGCATCCACTGCCGTATGCTCTTTTTGGAGGCGGATAATCAGTCCATTATCAACCGTTATAAGGAGACCCGCCGTACTCACCCTTTGGCAGGGGGCGGTGTGAGCGTGGCCCAGGCTCTGCAAAAAGAGCGAGCTCTGCTGCAGCCTGTCCGAGACCATGCAGACTTTGTGCTCAATACCTCGGGCTTTTCCGCCTCTAAGCTCCACTCGGAGATTTTGAATCTCTTCAGTGACGCTTCTTTGGAGGACGGGATGCATGTAAATGTTCTGTCCTTCGGCTTTAAAAACGGCATCCCGGTGGAGGCCGACCTGGTGATGGATGTGCGTTTCATGCCTAATCCCTACTACATTGAAGAGCTCAAGCACAAAACCGGCCTGGACGACGGTGTCCGTGACTATGTATTCAGCTTCAGCCAGACCAGTGATTTTATGCGCCGTATGGAGGAAATGTTGTCCTTCCTCCTGCCCCTGTATAGCGAGGAGGGCAAGACCGTCTTGGTCTTGGCCATCGGCTGCACCGGCGGACACCACCGCTCCGTAGCTGTGGCCCACGCCCTGGCGGAATATATCCAAAATGCCGGCTATCCCGTCACCGAGACCCATCGAGACATCACCCGGTAAAAGGAGCGAACTATGGAAAGCGGCTATTATCATGTCGCCCCGGAAAAAGGCCCGAAGATTGTGGTCATTGGCGGCGGACACGGGCAGTCTACGCTTCTGCGCGGACTGAAGCTGTACAGTAAGAATCTCACCGCTATCGTAGCTGTCACAGACGATGGCGGCGGCTCCGGTGCCCTGCGGCGAGACCTGGATATGCCCCCACCCGGGGACATTCGCAACTGCATGGAGGCTCTGGCTAGTGCTGAGCCCATTATGACGCAGCTTATGAGCTATCGTTTCACCGAGGGCGTCCTGGCCGGGCAGAGCTTTGGCAATCTGCTTTTGGCTGCCCTCAACGGCATCATGCCCAGCTTTGACCAAGCCGTGGCGGGTCTGAGCCAAGTGCTGGCCATTACGGGCCGGGTTTTGCCTGTGACCAATGCCAATATCCGCCTGGAGGCCGAATTTGAAAACGGCAGCCGGGTAGCAGGGGAGTCCAGCATCTGTCGGCAGATGCAGCAGGAAAACTGTCGCCTGCGGTGCGTAAAGCTCCGCCCGGCGCACCCAAAGGCCCTGCCCGATGCGCTGCAGGCCATCCGGGAGGCGGACCTGATCGTCCTGGCCCCCGGCAGTCTCTACACCAGCATTATCCCGAATCTTTTGGTGGACGGCATTGTGGATGCCATCAAGGCCAGCGAAGCCATGAAGGTCTATATTTGTAATGTGATGACCGAGAGCGGCGAGACAGAGGGATATACCGTCAGCGACCATATCCGCGCCCTGTTCAGCCACGGCTGCTACGGGCTTTTTGGTCTGTGCATGGTGAACTCGGCGCCGCTCCCCCGCATCATTGCCCAGCGCTATGCCAAGGAGGGCAGCGCCCCGGTTTTCTGCGATGAAAAGGAATGTGCGCGTCTGGGCGTAGAGATCATTTCACGCCCCATCTGCGCCGTAGAAAACCAAGTCATTCGCCATAATCCCGGCCACCTGGCTGCGGAGCTGATAGCCCTTTACCGCCAGCGCACCATCCGGGTGGTGGAGGATAAGACCGGCCATGCACGAAACCGCATGGAAAAATAGGAGGAAGTATGCAGTCCTTTGCCTATCAGGTGAAAAGTGAATTGTGCCGGGTACCGGTGCAGCGTATTTGCTGCGCCCGGGCGGAGGCCTACGGCGTTTTGCTCTACTGCAACACCTTTAACGCCCGGGAGATCCGAATTATCACCGAAAATCCCGAGTTTGCAAAGCGCCTGCCCAAGCTGTTTCACCGGGCCTTTAGCCTCCGCTTTGACCGGCTGCCCCGGGAGCAGGAGGGCCGGGAAAAGCTCATTTTCCAAATCACCGACCCGGAGAAGCTGGAGCGGATCATCAGCCAGTTTGGCTATGAGGCCAAGCAGACCTTGGCCCTGCACATCAATTTCGGAGTGCTGGAGGAGGACTGTTGCCGCACCTCCTTCCTGCGGGGGGCTTTTCTCTCCGGCGGCAGTGTCACCGATCCGGAAAAGCGCTACCACCTGGAGCTCTCCGGCAACCACCGCCAGGCCAGCCGGGAGCTTTGCGCCCTGCTGACGGAGATGGGCTTTCTGCCTCGCATGGTGACCCGGGGGGCGGCCACGGTGATTTACTTTAAGCAGAGCGAGCACATCGAGGACCTGCTGACTAAGCTGGGCGCCCCGGTGGCCGCCATGGACATCATGACCACAAAAGTGGACAAGGCCATCCGCAACGGCGCCAACCGTGCCATGAATTGCGACATTGCCAATGTGAATAAGATTTTGGAGGCTGCCACGGAGCAGCAGTCCGCCATTGAAGCTTTGGCCAAAAGCGGTCAATTAGACCGTCTGCCGGAAAAGCTTCGGCAAACGGCCCAGCTTCGTCTGGAGCATCCGGAGCTGTCCCTTTCCCAGCTTGCGGAGCTGTGCGACCCGCCGGTCTCCAAATCCTGTATGAACCACCGCATGAGAAAGCTCAACGAGGAGGCAAAGAAACTGCTATGAACAAGATTGATAAATGCAAGGCAGCCCGGGACTATCACA from Vescimonas fastidiosa includes:
- the rapZ gene encoding RNase adapter RapZ — protein: MEILVISGLSGSGKSKAASFLEDIGYYIVDNLPAEMMVVFAEFCAASKGRYDRVALVYDVRTGEPAQKLIDALEQMKTAGIHCRMLFLEADNQSIINRYKETRRTHPLAGGGVSVAQALQKERALLQPVRDHADFVLNTSGFSASKLHSEILNLFSDASLEDGMHVNVLSFGFKNGIPVEADLVMDVRFMPNPYYIEELKHKTGLDDGVRDYVFSFSQTSDFMRRMEEMLSFLLPLYSEEGKTVLVLAIGCTGGHHRSVAVAHALAEYIQNAGYPVTETHRDITR
- the murB gene encoding UDP-N-acetylmuramate dehydrogenase, with the protein product MTWFEKLDEVIEKYLPDLPMEQDVPMSRLTSFHIGGPARRVAYPKNREQLVILLGLADECGARPFVMGNGTNLLAPDKGLERLVVRTAGEMNALQLVDETTIEADAGVSLARLALFAKNAGLSGLEFAHGIPGSLGGAVYMNAGAYGGEMKQVVEEVTALTESDIRRIPAQECDFGYRHSAFSDGKSVILGAKLHLSKGSSSEIDAKMAELMNRRKSSQPLEYPSAGSTFKRPTGYFAGTLIQETGLKGLTVGGAQVSEKHAGFIINIGGATCRDVCTLIQQVQEKVRQAHGVTLEPEVRIIEN
- a CDS encoding gluconeogenesis factor YvcK family protein, which produces MESGYYHVAPEKGPKIVVIGGGHGQSTLLRGLKLYSKNLTAIVAVTDDGGGSGALRRDLDMPPPGDIRNCMEALASAEPIMTQLMSYRFTEGVLAGQSFGNLLLAALNGIMPSFDQAVAGLSQVLAITGRVLPVTNANIRLEAEFENGSRVAGESSICRQMQQENCRLRCVKLRPAHPKALPDALQAIREADLIVLAPGSLYTSIIPNLLVDGIVDAIKASEAMKVYICNVMTESGETEGYTVSDHIRALFSHGCYGLFGLCMVNSAPLPRIIAQRYAKEGSAPVFCDEKECARLGVEIISRPICAVENQVIRHNPGHLAAELIALYRQRTIRVVEDKTGHARNRMEK
- the xdh gene encoding selenium-dependent xanthine dehydrogenase translates to MASFFVNGQAVTAEKNQKLLRFLRDELRLTSVKDGCSEGACGTCHVLIDGKPTKACVPSTDKLEGRHILTIEGLSDTEKEVYTWAFAKAGAVQCGFCIPGMVISAKALLDVNPDPTREEAAFAIRNNICRCTGYKKIIDAILLAGEIFRNGGEIPQEKDCARVGQSMPRVDAQEKVLGTGKYPDDIYLDGMIYGSAVRSKYPRARVLAIHKEKAEALPGVVGVFTADDIPGKVKVGHLMQDWDTMIPVGKITHYLGDAICLVAAETPEILAEAKKLVEVEYEPLKPVFSPTYAAQPFAPQVHESGNLLCEKHVSRGNADQAIRDADYVLMYHYETPYTEHAFLEPECAVAYRDGDGVSILSTDQGTYDTARETSIMLGIPKEKVHVTNMLVGGGFGGKEDMTVQHHAALIAYLTGRPVKVKLTRQESILVHPKRHPMKVTITMGCNRDGLIQGVKAEVIADTGAYASLGGPVLERACTHAAGPYHYENFEITGRAYYTNNPPAGAFRGFGVTQTCYAMEMTLTKMAHELGISPWEIRYRNAIRPGQTLPNGQIAPPSTGLVETLEAVKDICENNKYVGIACAMKNAGVGVGIPDTGRCIVAVKGGKLHIRSGASCIGQGLGTVLTQIVGTMLHCDREDIVYQAANTVDSPDSGTTSGSRQTLVTGEACRRACQKLLAAAGADVKVSDYTGIANAADLRDLPGENCGNGLVGTELAENEQVDWKRLEGQEFYGEYLAKTDPLGTQEVENPVSHVAYGYATQVCVLNEDGTIKEIDAAHFVGKAINPLNCEGQIEGGVAMALGFTLTEHYPLYDCIPSARFGTLGLFRAHQMPQINSILVEKRGQDMACGAIGIGEITTIPTAPAVAGAYFALDGEMRCSLPLMKTPYERPKMPRYWW
- the yihA gene encoding ribosome biogenesis GTP-binding protein YihA/YsxC, with protein sequence MGINFNKAEFILSAVQPGAFLRDGRPQVAFAGRSNVGKSSVINRLLNRKNFARVGATPGKTTQVNYFLIDGRIYFTDLPGYGYAKVSKEERDRWGRLMENYFQEQGLITLGVLIVDARHKPTADDVTMCTWFKESGCPLIVVANKLDKLKKNEIEPNLQRIWDTLELPDTAALIPFSAEKGIGKTELLSAIEQLC
- the whiA gene encoding DNA-binding protein WhiA, which gives rise to MQSFAYQVKSELCRVPVQRICCARAEAYGVLLYCNTFNAREIRIITENPEFAKRLPKLFHRAFSLRFDRLPREQEGREKLIFQITDPEKLERIISQFGYEAKQTLALHINFGVLEEDCCRTSFLRGAFLSGGSVTDPEKRYHLELSGNHRQASRELCALLTEMGFLPRMVTRGAATVIYFKQSEHIEDLLTKLGAPVAAMDIMTTKVDKAIRNGANRAMNCDIANVNKILEAATEQQSAIEALAKSGQLDRLPEKLRQTAQLRLEHPELSLSQLAELCDPPVSKSCMNHRMRKLNEEAKKLL
- the hprK gene encoding HPr(Ser) kinase/phosphatase, which produces MEKVKRTPAKLPELVAEFNMEVLNKAPNFNIQTVTISDVNRPALQLVGFYEYFEPIRLQILGKAEMVFLQGMTTERRRKVLEDLLRCEIPALIIARNMEVPPELLELAEKHGRTLLRIDRKTVDATSEIIDYLNKKLAPQITRHGVLMNINGQGVLLLGDSGIGKSETAIELLKRGHRLVADDAVDIRRISTSLYGTAPELIRHYIEIRGVGVIDVQQLFGMGAVQFDTEIDLVVQLEQWQDGKFYDRLGLGEETYEILGVKLPYMTVPVRPGRNLAGIVEIATMKNRQMKYGYNPARDFVTRLDQHYDALNEANRRKSK
- a CDS encoding nucleoside-triphosphatase; translation: MKKHILLRGERGVGKSTLIRRLLEASDLQPGGFYTKMDKNPGELMHPIYIYPATLPEAARKRGEENLVGRCGEQGRFKEIFPHVFDTLGSAYLKDTAACRVIVMDELGFLESEAQAFRAAVLGVLDGEVPVLAAVKDRMDVPFLHQVCAHPRAEVVPIDTQNRDALFHRLLPIVKSWK
- a CDS encoding ROK family protein produces the protein MNYIGIDIGATNLKAGLVDDRGRILATQKMKIVQIESPDALARNLARMTQELAEEVGVPMEEIFSIGVGVPGVVEIRSGSLQYSCNLPFRRVPLRRLFHKYLNKPLYLENDGNCAAVGEYYAGAGRSSKRFVTITLGTGIGGGIIHNGKIYHGSNGMAGEVGHMSIEYNGQSCPCGRKGCWEQYASASALKRLTKRIMDENPESVLRQVVDENDGHVSGQSAFIAARRGDPIGQYVCNAYIDYLCAGIVNLVNIFQPDTLAIGGGVSNEQDEQLLFPVRRIVAQQSIPCEPDKRTRIVKAELGSNAGIIGAALLGKKKRI
- the rpmB gene encoding 50S ribosomal protein L28, which produces MAKCEFCDKGVTFGIKVSHSHRRSNRPWKPNVKRVKAIINGTPRHVYVCTRCLRSGKVTRAI